The Metopolophium dirhodum isolate CAU chromosome 4, ASM1992520v1, whole genome shotgun sequence DNA window GCTATAGAAGTATTTAAATTGAACAGggtctgtatattattatattatcttataattatctaaatagagcttttattataatttagtacatttattttaaagcgTAATATTCCATTAAAAATTGCTTACATTGTGGTCTTCATTTTTTATCATAGTTTTGTAGTTTGGTGACTTCAGTGGAGAAATTAACGAACAACTGGCAGGTGACAGTGGAAGACTTGAAAACAAAAACATCAAAGACTGAATACTTTGATGCAGTAATGGTGTGTAATGGACATAACGCTTTGCCTTATACCCCAGATATTCCAGGGAATAATGATTTTGATGGCATACAGATACACAGTCATAATTATAGGATACctgaacattttacaaatttgaatGTTCTCATAATTGGTAGTGGTCCTTCTGGCGTTGATATTTGCTCGGATGTATCGAAAATTGCAAATCAGGTAAATGCAAATAACCttatatagaataaattagtataaactacaaattaattaatataagttatgtatagatacataaaatataaaaatgaatcaaaCTAACCAAgtacaatgtataaataattacaaaagtaCCTAAGTgcctacctacattataaaattaaatgtcatCAGATAATTTATTCTGTACATTTACGCGTCTGTATAGTATTCAGATTTaaccatattaatatgtatagctATAATAGGTAAACAATTAATCTGATTTCTTGAGATTAGagaaatatttacaaatggTTGTAAACTTGTAACTGGATATTTTTTACGGGTAAGCCTAAtctttaattatatacttagatGTAGCCAAGGTTTATTTTTcgttagaatttaaaaataaaaaattgtttggaaaagttatttttaaacaaaagatTTGTAGGTAGGCCCGGGTTTATACAAGGCCTACCCGCTAGCAACGCTCAAAATGCCGATAAAATTGCATTATttcagaaatttattttaattgtattgcaTTGCATTTtggcatttaataaaatattaagttactaGCATTATTAGGTACCATTTAACaattttgacataattataatctattatgataatattatgttccctgtataaaatattatatatattattattataaaccctACATAAACATATCATAGACATATCATTGGTGTCAGTGGATGTCCCTTTTATTCAGAGCTTCgtatttttgtaaacatttcatGTTATCACAGTTTTTATCATGTTAGctgatatagaaaaaaaacaaactgtAGAAATAAAAATGGATGCTTATAAGTCATAATTAGGGCTGGGAATGCAATGGCCTATAAAAACCCAAAAAATGCTTTTAtaacctataaattaaaaataatgcaattaatgcaactataaattgttattattattataaaattataatttttattaaatttaataaaaagttttgcAGGACTGTAccgtttataatcttttatacTCGTAATAAATCTGTATTTTAgtgttaaataacttaaaaaccctaaaattatttaaaaaatcaaaacttctTATTCTGATTCAAAAATATGAAgcgtatatttattgttataaacgaGCATCCCGTACCTACTCGTAGCtttggaaaacaatgcaaagtgcatcGAAATTCCAGCcctagatataatattatatattatttctatttcgcatgaaatattgttctaataaataattgataaagactagagatttaatacaatttaaattacccCATGAACCGGGTTTTAGGTATTAAATCGTGATTCGTGGCTCAATTAACTTTatgtctttataatattttataagataataaactaTGTTGATTTTATGATACGTAGATGTGTCTATAATCtatgattttcttttttaaaatcatttttcatttacagGTTTATTTTAGTCACCATAAGCCTGAATTAATCGGGAAAGATTTTCCAAAAAATGTCATACATAAACCAGACGTTGagcatttttctaaaaaatctgTTAGTTTTAAAGATAAAACTAAGCAGACTTTGGATGCTATAATTTATTGCACAGgtaaacacattaaaaatattatttttaaagaacttCCGGCTATTATGATACAAATGTAACTATGTACCTTCGTTTAATGGCTATAATACAGAAACAATACCCaagcataatttaataaaatttaaaagtatttaaactttacgtatgtatgtaatttaatcaattatagatgctcatagaaattaaaaaatctacAAAATTAGTTAAGTATTATCTGTATTTTTTAGGATACAAAATTACATTACCATTTTTGAAACCTAGTTGTGGAATTAATGTTTTGAATGACAAATTAATTACTCCACTtcataaaaatatcatcaatatgAATAATCCTACTATGGGTTTCATTGGATATTTGAATTTGACTTTTGTGTTCCGGATATTTGACTTGCAGGTactttagatattataattaattatatattaggtatatattatatattttttctggaTACTATAGTTCAGtggcaaaaatataaaaattcggTATTCTGGAATGgccttttttgaaaaaaaagttcttTTAAACCAACAGAAATACCCATTAGTCCCCCCCATCTCCGATGCAGCTGAATTCTCCTATTTACGCCCGCTGGACATTTTTATTTGGACATTTTTCAGTCTACCCAGGGCCTATTTATAGATgtaatacctattgtaatattatagtatataacacCTATATATACTTTCCAATTGTAGTAGGTAATAAGGTAGTTCTCTTtagtgtttgaaaaaatatgtcaCGTTTCTTGAAATAGTTGTAGACACTTCAAAAAtgctttgtaatttgtaataactaatattatggaTTGAATGACATAGATATCACTGTTGTTggattgttgttgttattgcttTGTACACCTTGGCCAGAGTTGGCCTTAGATAATACATACTGGATAGAGCTATGATTTAAAATCTTGAAGCCGATTTGGCCCGTTCGGTCCCGATGTCACCACTGCACATGCGCAAAACATGACCGCAATTATGTTACTCCGTCCCGAACACTGACTAgggtataagatattattatatcttagtccgtagTCCCGAACTATCTTTTTCATTTCTGACGCATGCGGCATGCGCAATAAATTCATCGGAGCCGAACGGGCGCGACCAAATCGGCTTCAAGCGCAGACTACACGAGACATACGTATATACCTCTATACAGTATGTATTATCTAAGACCTTGGCAAAGGATGATTATGTGATGTGGTAAAGCAATGTGGAACGATTCAGATGTCCCGAGATGAGTTCTTCACTAAAAtcgacataaatatatttttgtgaaaaataaaatatgtttataatataatgaggcGTAATTaagtactttaaattataatgtgcaatgaataaaacaaattaattttaaattatttatagaaaataaagttAGGCCACTATTTGTCTCTATATAGTAACCAAGTTAACATAATAACATGGAATAAAACTTGACGGCTAAATACGCTAAACTTGTCATCGTAACTTGGTTGCACTATACGCcgaatattgatattattattaattacaaatttatttattatttattaacgccTAACGGGCGGAGCCCTATACAACagtttcacaataatatatattttacaatttacaatttaaataattaatacaaataacacacattggtttaaaaaaataataataacaataattataaaagtataatggCAAGTATTAGAATTATAAAGGAGTAGGGTAGTAAGGACTATTTCTCCCATAATTTGTAGTGTACACAGGAACTACGAAAGGAACGTGGTGTCTAGTAATGCGAGAAGGGACTTTGATATTTATCGATGAAAGAAGAGAGGGAGCATCAATACGACCATCCATCAGCTTATTCAAAAACTCTACGTTAGCGTTAACTCTCCTGTCTGCTAGTGAGATGAGACAAAGTTCCTGCATCACTAATGAATAGTCATGTGGaggatgatttatttttaatatactcgTATAAGCTGCGCAAGATAAGAATTTTCTCTGAATACGTTCTAATTGACAGAAGTCCGTTACTGTATAAGGATCCCATAGGATAGATGTTTACTCTAGAATGGATCGGATCAAAGAGCAATATAAGGATTTCAGTGAAGACGATAGATTGAACTCTTTGGATATACGCACTATGAATCCAAGCGTTTTTATAGCTTTGCAACATATCGTTTCAATATGGGAGTGAAAGTTAAGATCTGAATTAAAAAGAACACCCAAGTCTTTCTTACTACCGACAGAGGTTAAGTTAAAACCGTTGATTGTATACGTATAATTAATAGCGAAACGGTGCTTTAAAAATGTCATAGAATGACAtagcatataaaattatttattcagatTTCAGtctataaactaaataataactttcaataaatgtataatataagctattaatattctaatttaatttcctaaaattatagattaataattaaatcgataagtaatagtgtaatacaaatataactattaatagtatttacattttttttaggttcgatattatttagaatttctTCGTCAAAATTCTTCATCGAGGGACGATTGTATGATTAAGACGATGACTCCGGTCAGTACACATTTATTAGGCGAAAACATGCTAGATTACTGTAAATCGTTATTATTGGATAAAATTAAAGTCGAACCAATTCCACCTGTCTATTTTGAGGTATACAATGGATGTCATAAACTTAAAGACAAATATTATAGATCATATCACTCATCGGTCGTAAGGATCATCGACAATAATGATTATGTAATTGAATTCGATGCagaaaatgcaaaaaataaataaattatgaatggaaatattaatatttaatttgagtaCAATCGTTCAAATTGTGTGAAAAAACTCATAAAAGTGATAGGTATTTATGAGCTTATTGTTTTTTcatagttcaatataatatgaatattatgtttatatattatatatgtttccAAAATgctgttatataaataataaatctataattaacattttgtacattacctaattagttacctacctttattataatatgactatgattgtttacacaaaaatataaattattttaaacagatCTTTTACTAACAGAGAcatacttaggtaggtacttaactcatatagtcatattgatatttattctttatattatataaaattacttaatgACTTGCCCTGATTGACTGAATCATCATCGCCTAGTCGGGCCGCTGAAGCTATGTGTATGTAATTTGGCCAGTACCtagttttgttttatgatgTAGAGTCTCATTAAGAAAGGGATTTTCCGTAATTCACATTTTAATGAAGTTCTCAAACAAAGATTTTGAGAATTTAGATTCACGAtggaaatttgtttttaaatggttGTCATTGGATgcagattattataatagtaataatagaaactaatattttttttttgtatttaaatggtTGCCATATGCCCATATTGGTTACTCGGACAGAATGAGATAAAGCATGCTTTAAATCGTCGCGTTTACATGCAGACCTCAATTTATTGTagaaaatatatcttaaaaccaaatttatgtttgtagcttatatttatatactcaaaaactactctattgattttgatgaaaatCTCAGAAATTGTTTTTAGGTTCCTACTGTAAAGACATGCAAGGGCCGGGTCCTCAAAAAACCGTCGTGGTTCGTATATAGTGACATTGGACCGGGCCGggcctttaaaataaaaataaaggaccATCCTTCGTTTTCGTCTGGATACGAGCATGGGGTTTTAGGGTACTGTGGTGCGTTTAGCGTTATAAAGTGGCTCGCCATCGCTAAAAACCAATGTGTTTCGACGGAGAACGGGATCCAATAAAACGCAGCGTGGTCCGTTGAAATTCGATTTATGGATGACGGAACGTTGCGCATCagactatacgtctataccggAGTACCTATTGGAAAATGGAAAATGTGGGCAATGGGCATATTCTACCTTCATATTATCAATGTAGGTATATCGTTCTTACCTACCTCAATTGCGCCTGCAAAAGTCTACAATTTGCGTGCGTTTAAGATTATAACCTTTTAAAAGAAGTACCTAgttaaaataagttatgaaaAGTTAGTtggtttgtttataatataaccccatggttatattatagccatgtatattaattatctaGAGTCGCACATAGTTTATGCTATTAGAATCCctacctttaatttttttccattttgagtttcaaatattatacctatatagatatagtattataaatctaGAGGATATTTaacttacataaatattttatttgaaaactaaGATAAATCGTtcgaaaacaataacaattcaGATTATCCAAAAGTGATCAATAATCGTCTAAAATATGATGCGTACGAAAAggtaacttaaatattaaataatgatattagaaGTGTTTATTACCTTCTCGGGACAAATGCACTTTACCACCCCACgtcaattttttgatttttcttttgGAACTTgcttatattaactatttaagaacaatggtgcaatcagaatttgtcggaaaccattattttagaagttatagGCGTTATTCCAAAGTTTGCGTTATTACGTTTATACGCATGCACGCCACACGACTTTAATGCCGCACGCAGCgcctataattaatttcaaattttttttttacgtattttaacgacTTAAGAATGATGATGAAATCACAATTTGCATAATCAGCTAGTCTTGCACAATCAGCGCTGCGCTCGGACGAAcgaatcgaaaatatccccagATTTGCTGGGTAAAACCCCCTTGGAAAGGCCTCAGAGTTAAACTAAGTTGTTAAAAAGCACATAATGTGCAAGCGTTGCCACTCGCTCGCTGTGCTGCGCTCGGACAACGACAAAAAGACATGATAAACCATAAACGTATAGCGTTGCACTCAtgcgtaaaaaatgtaaaattgccAACTTCCAAAGGCTTTAACTTAAAAACTAAGTCCTACcgacaaattctgattgcaccattgttcttaaataattaaaatgagtaagttccaaaaaaaaaaaaatcaaaaaaattgcaTGGGGTGATAAAGtgcattttagtaatttttaaaagtgtaaagaaggtacattatattttatattattcaatagaagcatgaatatgttttaataacttattttcaaattacataCTAATCAGAATTagaatttaatcatattataatttattttatttataacacatCTTGAATCTTATACCTACcggaaaaataaatgtatttatcgaAATACCTACTAAGAAATCCATAGGCAACTGAATATGCAATATTGAGGTTATCACTTTATCAGAAAGTATCTTACAGtgataagtattaaataaacgGGAAATTATTAACTTTCCAGACTTCCAGTATAGTATCCAgtgttattgtttatacataagtttatctatgataaatacttaataaattttaaataataagattatGTAGCTTACAATCTACACTCTAcagtattattttacttatttttacccatgtaaaaaataacaacatacttaactaattatttctttatttttgttcttataaatacattattttataatatatacgcacaaGTATCTGAACCTTGTATGCacatcttaattttttttctgttttgttgAACCccaataaatagttattaaatattaattcatatatataaacttattaattttatttagttatagtttttgtaaaaacaatactgtttagtacttacatttttataagatattcagtgtttaatatatttgaataatatgtcCTCTACAATTTGCGGTAAAATAACGGACGATCCGGGGTCAGTTGCTGCATTGCGTGTAGCTCTCCAAATGTTGGCAGAACGTTGTGAAAGGCTACAATCTCGATTAGACATAGTCGAAAAAGAAAATGTTACTATAAAAAGCCACTGTACATGTCAAACAGTCAACAACAAATCTTCAGAAGTTAATATTCAAGAGTTATCTTGTAAAAAGCAACAGTtggttgaatatttaaaaattgttacaaATGAAAATCGTACATTGTGGACAACATTGTCATCATTAGATAATCCGGCAGTTCAATCAAATGATAAAATCAAGCCGAAGAACTCTTTAGCTATTATAga harbors:
- the LOC132943905 gene encoding senecionine N-oxygenase-like isoform X2, whose product is MDFPNFPYTGLDNVSFLKSCQVQEYIEQFTEHFGLNKHIRFCSLVTSVEKLTNNWQVTVEDLKTKTSKTEYFDAVMVCNGHNALPYTPDIPGNNDFDGIQIHSHNYRIPEHFTNLNVLIIGSGPSGVDICSDVSKIANQVYFSHHKPELIGKDFPKNVIHKPDVEHFSKKSVSFKDKTKQTLDAIIYCTGYKITLPFLKPSCGINVLNDKLITPLHKNIINMNNPTMGFIGYLNLTFVFRIFDLQVRYYLEFLRQNSSSRDDCMIKTMTPVSTHLLGENMLDYCKSLLLDKIKVEPIPPVYFEVYNGCHKLKDKYYRSYHSSVVRIIDNNDYVIEFDAENAKNK
- the LOC132943905 gene encoding senecionine N-oxygenase-like isoform X1: MRVAIIGAGVAGLASARRCLENDFEPIVYERSKGVGGTWVYDERTGIDEFGLPIHTSMYQNLMTNLPKELMDFPNFPYTGLDNVSFLKSCQVQEYIEQFTEHFGLNKHIRFCSLVTSVEKLTNNWQVTVEDLKTKTSKTEYFDAVMVCNGHNALPYTPDIPGNNDFDGIQIHSHNYRIPEHFTNLNVLIIGSGPSGVDICSDVSKIANQVYFSHHKPELIGKDFPKNVIHKPDVEHFSKKSVSFKDKTKQTLDAIIYCTGYKITLPFLKPSCGINVLNDKLITPLHKNIINMNNPTMGFIGYLNLTFVFRIFDLQVRYYLEFLRQNSSSRDDCMIKTMTPVSTHLLGENMLDYCKSLLLDKIKVEPIPPVYFEVYNGCHKLKDKYYRSYHSSVVRIIDNNDYVIEFDAENAKNK